A window from bacterium encodes these proteins:
- the aroB gene encoding 3-dehydroquinate synthase, translating to MALGVVHVELSERSYSIYIGDEAWELLEENLRGWNPAGKAMVVTDERVNSIYGHRIEKLAGALESTATVVVPEGEKSKSFGHLEDLCRKMAGAGLDRGSLVVALGGGVVGDLAGLAASLYLRGVSVIQVPTTLLSMVDSSTGGKTGINLPEGKNQVGTFHQPQAVYANTDVLRTLESRDWYSGMAEIVKISLTLDPELFAYLEKLNDLGPEGGVDIPFIVETACRRKAEVISIDEKEAGPRLVLNFGHTLAHALESSLGLGEIRHGEAVAIGMRGALSLSKQMCGLDEGQYRRAMAVIEKIPVPDNRYDQNLERFLTRDKKRIGGRVRCILLEDIGRCHVTSLDDPGDLVKALASP from the coding sequence ATGGCTCTTGGTGTTGTACATGTCGAACTGAGTGAACGGTCCTATTCCATATATATCGGGGACGAGGCCTGGGAACTGCTCGAAGAAAATTTGCGCGGATGGAATCCGGCCGGGAAGGCCATGGTGGTGACTGACGAACGGGTTAACTCTATCTATGGTCATCGCATCGAAAAGCTGGCAGGAGCCTTGGAGTCAACCGCCACCGTCGTCGTACCCGAGGGAGAGAAGAGCAAATCCTTCGGTCACCTGGAAGACCTCTGCAGGAAAATGGCAGGTGCCGGACTGGACAGGGGTTCCCTGGTCGTTGCCCTGGGCGGTGGAGTCGTGGGAGATCTCGCGGGTTTGGCTGCCTCCCTTTACCTTCGGGGCGTGTCCGTCATCCAGGTTCCCACGACACTTCTTTCCATGGTGGACAGCAGCACCGGGGGGAAAACCGGAATAAACCTTCCCGAAGGTAAGAATCAAGTAGGGACCTTCCATCAGCCCCAGGCAGTATACGCCAACACCGATGTCCTCAGGACCCTGGAATCCAGGGATTGGTACTCGGGCATGGCAGAGATAGTGAAAATTTCCCTCACCCTGGACCCGGAACTCTTCGCTTATCTCGAAAAGTTGAATGATCTCGGTCCTGAAGGGGGCGTTGATATACCGTTCATAGTGGAGACGGCCTGCCGCCGAAAAGCGGAGGTGATATCCATTGATGAAAAAGAGGCCGGTCCCCGACTTGTTCTCAATTTTGGCCACACCCTCGCCCACGCCCTCGAGTCGTCCCTGGGGCTTGGTGAGATCCGTCACGGTGAGGCTGTGGCTATCGGCATGAGAGGCGCTCTTTCCCTTTCAAAACAGATGTGCGGACTTGATGAGGGGCAGTACAGAAGAGCCATGGCGGTGATTGAAAAGATCCCCGTTCCTGACAACAGGTATGATCAAAACCTGGAGCGGTTTTTAACCCGTGACAAAAAAAGAATTGGCGGGCGCGTCAGGTGCATACTCCTGGAAGATATCGGCCGCTGTCACGTAACTTCACTTGATGATCCAGGGGACCTTGTAAAAGCGCTGGCATCACCCTGA
- a CDS encoding IclR family transcriptional regulator: protein MTEKARNPVRESDRQVDTVAKALTILNCFSASEPELSLKALSEMTGLYKSRIMRLCGTLSAQGFLVKTSRATYELGPRVMILGKIYEKTHSLLSTAGSVLEELVSITGESAAIFMREGMNRFCVIQRIGPASLRYSVSEGEPLPLHAGAPGKVLLAWAPENIRERFFKDQDLKKYTSRTITNRKELEQELDSVRLKGYAISEGEVVQSAISIAAPIFDNESNASYAIHLGGPAQRLTPEKQSELLPALMESARRLSFLQGKE, encoded by the coding sequence GTGACTGAAAAGGCCCGGAATCCAGTCAGGGAATCGGATCGTCAGGTAGACACCGTCGCCAAGGCTCTGACCATCCTCAACTGCTTTTCCGCAAGCGAGCCGGAACTGTCTCTTAAGGCCCTTAGTGAAATGACCGGACTGTACAAGAGCCGTATCATGCGGTTGTGCGGTACACTCAGCGCCCAGGGGTTCCTGGTGAAGACGTCGCGTGCCACCTACGAACTGGGCCCCAGAGTCATGATCCTGGGCAAGATCTACGAAAAAACCCACAGCCTGCTCAGCACTGCCGGGTCCGTCCTTGAGGAACTCGTTTCCATAACCGGGGAATCAGCGGCCATCTTCATGCGGGAAGGAATGAACCGTTTCTGTGTGATCCAGAGGATCGGTCCTGCCTCCCTCCGTTACTCTGTAAGTGAGGGTGAACCCCTGCCGCTCCATGCGGGGGCACCGGGAAAAGTACTGCTGGCCTGGGCCCCTGAAAACATAAGAGAGCGATTTTTTAAAGATCAGGATTTGAAAAAATACACATCGAGGACCATCACCAACAGGAAGGAACTGGAACAGGAGTTGGATTCGGTGCGCCTTAAAGGGTATGCCATCAGTGAGGGTGAGGTTGTGCAAAGCGCCATTTCCATAGCAGCACCGATCTTTGATAACGAGTCCAATGCGAGCTATGCGATCCATCTTGGCGGCCCGGCCCAGCGCCTGACACCTGAAAAGCAGTCAGAGCTTCTACCCGCTCTTATGGAATCTGCCCGCCGCCTCTCCTTTCTGCAGGGGAAGGAATAA
- a CDS encoding hydroxymethylglutaryl-CoA lyase: MIPGDNNKKRQAPELLLEDEALRDGLQMESEIFSLEEKLQLFHLLEESGIRRIQVGSFVHPRIVPQMADTDELIRHIGETKGTVLTALVLNEKGLERALACGLKHLSMSVSASDTHSRKNAGMSAVEALDSMTRLIALADGEGVQVRAGFQCSFGCVYEGTVKPDTVIRGIIRMTQAGASEVNLADTTGMASPYSVSSLAQRAAMELPDVHVSLHLHDTTGLGLANMFAGYEAGVRIFDVAAGGLGGCPFVEGAAGNVPAEDAVNMFESMGVDTGVDLDALCGAVGFLESRLGRTLPGRMSRLLQRAKCD; encoded by the coding sequence GTGATACCCGGTGACAATAATAAAAAGAGACAAGCCCCGGAACTGCTCCTCGAAGACGAGGCACTGCGGGACGGTCTCCAGATGGAGTCCGAGATCTTCAGTCTCGAAGAGAAACTGCAACTGTTCCACCTTCTGGAAGAATCAGGCATCAGGCGGATCCAGGTGGGTTCCTTCGTCCATCCCAGGATAGTGCCCCAGATGGCCGACACAGACGAACTGATCCGGCATATCGGAGAAACAAAAGGAACTGTGCTAACAGCACTGGTCCTTAACGAAAAGGGGCTGGAGCGGGCCCTGGCCTGCGGCTTAAAACATCTGAGCATGTCCGTTTCCGCCAGCGACACCCACAGCCGCAAGAACGCCGGGATGTCGGCTGTCGAGGCCCTGGACTCCATGACCCGGCTTATCGCCCTGGCCGACGGGGAAGGTGTGCAGGTAAGAGCTGGCTTTCAGTGCAGTTTCGGCTGTGTTTATGAAGGAACCGTTAAACCGGACACTGTCATCCGCGGCATAATCCGCATGACCCAGGCCGGGGCTTCGGAAGTCAATCTGGCAGATACCACCGGAATGGCATCACCTTATTCCGTGAGCAGCCTCGCCCAACGCGCCGCCATGGAACTCCCGGATGTCCATGTATCCCTTCACCTTCACGATACAACCGGTCTTGGGCTAGCCAACATGTTCGCCGGTTACGAAGCCGGCGTTCGCATCTTTGACGTCGCAGCCGGCGGTCTTGGGGGCTGTCCTTTCGTGGAGGGAGCTGCGGGAAACGTTCCTGCGGAGGATGCGGTGAACATGTTCGAATCCATGGGGGTGGATACGGGGGTCGATCTGGACGCCCTTTGCGGCGCTGTGGGCTTCCTCGAGTCCAGGCTTGGCCGCACCTTACCGGGGCGCATGAGTAGACTGCTTCAAAGGGCCAAGTGTGACTGA
- a CDS encoding alcohol dehydrogenase catalytic domain-containing protein gives MRAAVLDQSAKLAIRDLPDPVPDSGEVIIAVTLAGVCGSDYSLYHGKFGVPLPVVPGHEGMGTVTEVGPGVSNVTVGQRVVIQPNFACWDCDLCIAGMDNICSGKVRLGIDVNGVFAQYVKVPARYAWPVPEGLDDRTAALTEPLAVAAHGVKVMPPAEGDRVLIIGAGVIGLMTLLLAKLNGANVTVLDLLNEHLSLAEKMGADSAFRVGGDKKPDPASFHLIYETSGAPSGLSDAIGLAAPGGRIALQGLPGNEHPVSTTQIVRKELTIRGSMIYTDEFPGVLELLRSGRIDLSPLISDFIGLDDLDHAIKNFNAPDRFKVLVSF, from the coding sequence ATGAGAGCAGCAGTGCTTGACCAGTCAGCAAAGCTGGCTATTCGTGACCTGCCAGATCCCGTACCGGATTCTGGAGAGGTTATCATCGCCGTAACCTTAGCTGGCGTCTGCGGTTCGGACTACTCGCTGTATCACGGAAAGTTCGGCGTTCCCCTCCCCGTAGTACCTGGCCATGAGGGGATGGGGACCGTCACAGAGGTCGGTCCCGGGGTATCGAATGTGACTGTGGGACAGAGGGTCGTGATCCAGCCCAACTTCGCCTGCTGGGATTGTGATCTTTGCATTGCCGGGATGGATAACATCTGCTCTGGAAAGGTGCGTCTCGGGATCGACGTTAACGGCGTGTTCGCCCAGTATGTCAAGGTCCCGGCCAGATATGCCTGGCCGGTCCCGGAGGGTCTTGATGACCGGACCGCCGCGCTTACGGAACCGCTGGCCGTGGCTGCTCACGGCGTGAAGGTGATGCCCCCGGCCGAGGGGGACCGGGTCCTTATCATCGGCGCCGGGGTCATCGGCCTTATGACGCTCCTGCTCGCCAAACTCAACGGAGCTAATGTGACCGTTCTGGACCTTCTGAACGAGCACCTGTCGCTGGCGGAGAAAATGGGGGCCGACAGCGCCTTTCGGGTCGGGGGTGATAAAAAGCCGGATCCGGCATCCTTCCACCTGATCTATGAGACCAGCGGCGCGCCGTCGGGCCTTTCGGATGCCATTGGACTTGCCGCCCCGGGGGGACGAATAGCACTGCAGGGTCTTCCAGGCAATGAGCACCCTGTCTCCACTACCCAGATCGTCCGCAAGGAGCTTACTATCAGGGGTTCCATGATCTACACCGACGAATTTCCAGGTGTCCTTGAGCTTTTGCGGAGCGGGCGAATTGATCTCAGCCCTCTTATCTCAGACTTCATAGGACTTGATGACCTGGATCATGCCATAAAGAACTTCAACGCACCGGACCGGTTCAAGGTCCTGGTCTCCTTTTGA
- a CDS encoding DctP family TRAP transporter solute-binding subunit, with protein MEGILRKMTKFTCLVAVAALVLVPAAAMAATTIKLAHVDPAEWQSSKKGAASLIFKNIVEGESDMKVELFPAKALGDENSLVQQAQEGTLQMALVSGAMAKVCKAADVLNIPYTFPSAPVAWDVMDGPFGKELGEFCLKKSGLRTLAYGETGYRNFTNGKREIRTPADMKGLKFRVQPIPLYVEMVKGLGGEPAPIAWSELPNALATGVVDGQENPVGVIYNNQLHKLQKYMTLDGHVYAVDFFLINDEFFQSLSDKDKALIKKAARTAGLMGRAIQQFNTAEGVTKVVAEGMQVYSPSAADLKKFKAAAQPAVVKWLRGELGNDAGWIDKLDKAVAEASKNQ; from the coding sequence ATGGAAGGTATATTAAGGAAGATGACGAAGTTCACGTGCCTCGTGGCGGTAGCCGCGCTTGTACTCGTACCGGCAGCTGCCATGGCGGCGACCACGATCAAACTGGCCCACGTGGATCCGGCCGAGTGGCAGTCCTCTAAAAAGGGCGCCGCCAGTTTGATTTTCAAGAATATAGTAGAAGGCGAGAGCGACATGAAGGTCGAGCTCTTCCCGGCCAAGGCCCTCGGCGATGAAAACTCCCTGGTGCAGCAGGCCCAGGAAGGCACCCTTCAAATGGCTCTGGTTTCAGGCGCCATGGCGAAGGTCTGCAAAGCTGCGGACGTCCTCAACATTCCCTACACCTTTCCATCGGCACCCGTCGCCTGGGATGTGATGGATGGTCCCTTCGGCAAGGAACTTGGCGAATTCTGCCTGAAGAAGTCGGGTCTGCGCACTCTCGCTTATGGTGAAACCGGATACCGCAACTTCACCAACGGCAAGCGGGAGATCAGGACTCCCGCGGACATGAAGGGCCTGAAGTTCCGTGTTCAGCCCATCCCTCTGTACGTGGAGATGGTCAAAGGTCTGGGTGGCGAGCCGGCACCCATCGCCTGGTCAGAGCTTCCCAACGCCCTGGCAACCGGCGTTGTTGATGGCCAGGAAAACCCCGTCGGCGTCATCTACAACAATCAGCTTCACAAACTGCAGAAGTACATGACCCTCGATGGTCACGTTTACGCTGTCGATTTCTTCCTCATCAACGATGAATTTTTCCAGTCCCTCTCTGACAAGGACAAGGCCCTTATCAAGAAGGCCGCGCGCACTGCCGGGCTCATGGGGCGTGCCATTCAGCAGTTCAACACCGCTGAAGGTGTGACCAAGGTCGTTGCTGAAGGGATGCAGGTCTATTCACCCTCAGCGGCTGATCTGAAGAAATTTAAAGCTGCCGCTCAGCCGGCTGTGGTCAAGTGGCTGCGCGGAGAGCTGGGCAACGATGCCGGCTGGATCGATAAGCTGGACAAGGCGGTCGCCGAAGCGTCAAAAAACCAGTAG
- a CDS encoding TRAP transporter small permease subunit — protein sequence MYRSTIQKMSRFYTGLCAGGASLSMMALFAIILFNSLRRYTFGKSLEWGEELPTLIAVYGFMFGAAYAYMRDRHIRFTILVGFLSRSATEKLYMLVDLIMVGIGGLMAWSGWQFVLKRGGMEASALIGLAKDLRAVTSWDWTIWLGHYYPYQAAMILGGVMLSVAALLKLLGRWNDRAWVVVEPDAPPAAQPVDS from the coding sequence ATGTACCGGTCAACTATTCAAAAAATGTCCCGTTTTTACACGGGCCTGTGTGCCGGCGGTGCATCCCTTTCCATGATGGCGCTCTTCGCCATCATCCTTTTCAATTCGCTGCGCCGATACACCTTCGGCAAGTCCCTTGAGTGGGGTGAGGAGCTGCCCACCTTAATTGCCGTCTACGGTTTCATGTTCGGGGCGGCCTACGCGTACATGCGGGATCGCCACATCCGTTTCACCATCCTGGTTGGTTTCTTGTCTCGTTCAGCCACTGAGAAGCTTTACATGTTGGTGGATCTCATCATGGTGGGGATAGGCGGCCTCATGGCCTGGTCCGGCTGGCAGTTCGTCCTCAAGCGGGGCGGCATGGAAGCGTCCGCTCTCATCGGCCTGGCCAAAGACCTGAGGGCAGTCACCAGTTGGGACTGGACGATCTGGCTGGGTCATTACTACCCTTACCAGGCAGCCATGATCCTCGGCGGAGTGATGCTGTCTGTCGCGGCCCTGTTAAAACTATTGGGACGTTGGAACGACAGGGCGTGGGTGGTTGTTGAACCGGATGCCCCACCGGCGGCCCAACCGGTGGACAGTTAG
- a CDS encoding TRAP transporter large permease, translated as MIYIILLAGLVIGLPVAFSILAALFYFMAVSDFPYSMRIVATQMYGGMQSFPLLAIPLFILAGELMNESGITSRIIDFTTLLVGRFRAGLALVNIWASVIFAGLSGSAVADTSAIGRIFIPEMEKRGYPRDFSAAVTAASSVIGPIIPPSIPVIIYALTVTGVSVPGLFLGGIAPGLLLATLLSIYVMIFAGHFETPAPQTTKASRIKTLMQGIIPLFMPVFVVGSILMGVVTPTEAACFAVAYALVVGIFVFRELKIKKLPEIFGRSMRDTATIMVVIGAVSAANWLMTYNRIPNMITDFAITFMTAKWMFLISSMILFLIVGLFLEGIAAMLVLVPILHPIAVSMGVDPTHYGILVVFNLMIGLITPPMGLCLFVVDSVANVGLGRLIRQIWPFFLVELLALIIITFVPATVTWIPRLFGF; from the coding sequence ATGATCTATATTATCCTGTTGGCTGGTCTGGTCATCGGTCTGCCAGTGGCCTTTTCCATCCTGGCTGCCCTTTTCTACTTCATGGCGGTTAGTGACTTCCCCTATAGTATGCGGATCGTTGCCACCCAGATGTACGGCGGTATGCAATCCTTTCCGCTGCTGGCGATCCCGTTGTTCATCCTCGCTGGTGAGCTCATGAACGAATCGGGGATCACAAGCCGCATCATTGATTTTACCACCTTGCTGGTGGGGCGGTTCCGTGCCGGTCTTGCGCTGGTCAATATCTGGGCCTCGGTGATATTTGCCGGGCTGTCCGGGTCCGCTGTGGCAGACACTTCCGCCATCGGCCGGATCTTTATCCCGGAGATGGAAAAGCGCGGCTATCCCCGGGATTTTTCAGCCGCGGTCACCGCCGCGTCTTCTGTTATCGGTCCCATCATCCCCCCGAGTATTCCGGTTATTATCTATGCCCTCACCGTGACCGGTGTCTCGGTGCCCGGGCTTTTCCTGGGGGGGATCGCCCCCGGTCTGCTGCTGGCCACCCTCCTGTCCATTTACGTCATGATATTTGCCGGGCATTTTGAGACGCCCGCACCGCAAACAACTAAGGCCTCCAGGATCAAGACCCTGATGCAGGGAATCATCCCCCTCTTTATGCCGGTATTCGTCGTCGGCAGTATTCTTATGGGGGTGGTTACCCCCACAGAAGCGGCCTGTTTTGCCGTCGCCTACGCTCTTGTGGTGGGTATTTTTGTGTTCCGCGAACTTAAGATAAAAAAACTGCCGGAGATCTTTGGCCGCTCCATGCGTGACACTGCCACGATCATGGTGGTCATCGGTGCTGTATCAGCCGCGAACTGGCTCATGACCTATAACCGGATTCCCAATATGATCACCGATTTCGCTATTACATTCATGACCGCCAAATGGATGTTCCTCATCTCCTCCATGATCCTGTTCCTCATTGTCGGCCTATTCCTGGAAGGTATCGCCGCCATGCTGGTGCTGGTGCCCATCCTGCACCCCATCGCCGTATCCATGGGGGTTGATCCGACCCATTACGGCATCCTGGTGGTCTTTAACCTGATGATCGGCCTGATCACGCCACCCATGGGTCTGTGCCTTTTCGTCGTGGATTCTGTTGCTAATGTGGGACTGGGACGTCTGATCCGTCAGATCTGGCCGTTTTTCCTGGTGGAACTGTTGGCGCTTATCATTATTACGTTTGTCCCGGCGACGGTGACCTGGATACCGAGGTTATTCGGGTTCTGA
- a CDS encoding thiamine pyrophosphate-binding protein — protein MKNPVSHQLVKYLEHREVKHIFGLCGHTNIAVLAAMEKSSIRFINVRHEQVAAHAADGYARATGKAAVLLTHLGPGLTNAVTGVANAALDCIPMVVIAGDVPSHYYGKHPHQEVNLHSDGSQCEIYRPFCKRVWRVERPEHLPEIMERAFTLAESGQPGPVLVDVPMDIFSKEIDAALFDRVKGNVKALTRPSLDEETAREIVRHLGQAKRPVLYVGGGIVLAGAAPELRAFVDHMQIPVSHSLMGKGALPDDHPMTLGMTGFWGTQYTNDSCRNADWIMALGARFKEADSSSWYPEYTFDIPKTKLIHIDIEPTEIGRNYPVRIGAVADLKMALPVLTRAALELFPDGIRRPELAGEIAVQREQFKARNVQMEQSDAFPMMPERILAELREVLPRDAVITTDVGWNKNGVGQQFPIYEPGSIQITGGLATMGFGAPAAIGAKLARPDKVVVALVGDGGFGQNPAMLATARAEGIAAVWIIMNNDAFGTIAGLEKAHFGTTFGTVFNKDGKSTSPDYAALARAYGVEGIRIESADGFKPALEQAIRANAPVVMDVPMINNPTPTTGHWNILDIYSPDEDISHVSTDS, from the coding sequence GTGAAGAATCCGGTTTCCCATCAACTGGTAAAATACCTGGAGCACCGCGAAGTAAAACACATATTCGGCCTTTGCGGACACACCAACATAGCGGTCCTCGCCGCAATGGAAAAAAGCTCCATACGGTTCATCAATGTCCGTCACGAGCAGGTTGCCGCTCACGCCGCAGATGGTTACGCCAGGGCCACCGGGAAGGCCGCCGTGCTCCTGACCCACCTGGGGCCGGGGCTCACCAACGCCGTGACGGGAGTTGCCAACGCCGCGCTTGACTGCATCCCCATGGTGGTCATCGCCGGGGATGTTCCAAGCCACTACTATGGAAAGCATCCCCACCAGGAGGTGAACCTCCACTCCGACGGCAGTCAGTGCGAGATTTACCGCCCCTTCTGCAAGAGGGTGTGGCGGGTGGAGCGGCCGGAACACCTGCCGGAGATAATGGAGAGGGCTTTTACCCTTGCCGAAAGCGGCCAGCCTGGCCCTGTCCTTGTGGACGTGCCCATGGATATTTTTTCAAAGGAGATCGACGCAGCCCTCTTCGACCGGGTGAAGGGCAATGTGAAGGCCCTCACCAGGCCGTCCCTCGATGAAGAGACGGCAAGGGAGATCGTCCGACATCTTGGCCAGGCGAAGCGTCCCGTACTTTACGTGGGGGGCGGGATCGTACTGGCCGGTGCGGCCCCTGAGCTGCGCGCTTTCGTGGATCACATGCAGATCCCGGTGTCCCACAGCCTCATGGGCAAGGGCGCCCTGCCCGACGACCACCCCATGACCCTGGGCATGACCGGTTTCTGGGGAACGCAGTACACCAACGACTCGTGCCGGAACGCCGACTGGATCATGGCTCTGGGAGCCCGGTTCAAGGAAGCGGATTCGAGCTCCTGGTACCCGGAGTACACCTTCGACATACCGAAAACAAAACTGATCCACATCGACATCGAACCCACCGAGATAGGAAGGAACTACCCTGTCCGGATAGGCGCCGTCGCGGACCTCAAGATGGCCCTGCCGGTCCTGACCCGTGCCGCGCTGGAACTGTTCCCGGACGGGATCCGGAGGCCGGAACTCGCCGGGGAGATCGCCGTGCAGAGGGAACAGTTCAAGGCGCGCAACGTCCAGATGGAGCAAAGTGACGCCTTCCCCATGATGCCGGAACGGATTCTGGCCGAACTGAGGGAGGTTCTTCCGCGGGACGCCGTCATCACAACCGATGTGGGGTGGAACAAGAACGGTGTGGGACAGCAGTTCCCCATATACGAACCGGGTAGCATCCAGATCACCGGCGGCCTTGCCACCATGGGGTTCGGTGCCCCGGCAGCCATCGGCGCGAAGCTCGCCCGACCGGACAAGGTCGTAGTGGCGCTGGTGGGCGATGGCGGGTTCGGCCAGAATCCGGCCATGCTGGCCACCGCCAGGGCCGAAGGTATCGCCGCGGTGTGGATCATCATGAACAACGACGCCTTCGGGACCATCGCGGGCCTGGAAAAGGCCCACTTTGGCACAACTTTCGGCACCGTTTTTAACAAGGACGGGAAATCCACCTCCCCCGATTACGCCGCCCTGGCCCGGGCCTACGGGGTGGAGGGGATCAGGATCGAGTCGGCTGACGGGTTCAAGCCCGCTCTGGAACAGGCCATCAGGGCCAACGCTCCCGTGGTCATGGACGTCCCCATGATCAATAACCCGACACCCACCACCGGGCATTGGAATATTCTGGA